A region of the Chryseobacterium cucumeris genome:
AAAAATATATCATTTGATATAAAAAGGGCAATTGATCTTAATATTAATGAAATTAAAAAAATTACAGATCCTAAAAAACATCATTAAAAAGCCAACTCATCCCATTTCTATACAATTTAGAAAAGAAAATTTCGTCTCATTAAAAAAATATTTATACCTTTGCTCTGTGATTTTTAACAACGGAACATATTATTATAGAATTTTTACCTCAGCTCTGGGATAGGGATTCTTATGAATATAATTTAAAACCTCGTCCTAGGGACGAGGTTTTTTTATTTTAAAAAATGTAAAAAGATGAAAATAAGTATTATTGGAGTGGGATTAATCGGAGGTTCGATGGCTTTGAAATTAAGAGAGAAAAACCTGGCCAGCTTCATCTACGGAGTCGATAACAATACACAGCATATCAGTGACGCACTGGAACTTAAAATCATTGATGCAGGAGTAGATCTTGAACATGGAATAAAAAATTCGGATCTGATTATTCTTGCTATTCCTGTAGATGCTGCACGAAAACTATTGCCTTCTGTTCTGGATCTTGTGTCTGACCAGCAGACGGTAATGGATGCAGGTTCCACCAAAGCAGGCATTGTACATGCGGTAAAAAACCACCCGAAACGGTCAAGATTTGTGGCATTCCACCCGATGTGGGGAACGGAAAACAATGGTCCGAAATCCGCTATTGCAGAGAGTTTCTCGGGAAAAGCTGGTGTCATCTGCAACAAAGAAGAATCGGCAGACGATGCTCTGGCTACCGTTGAAAAAGTAGTCAATGCTCTCGGTATGCACATGATTTATATGAATGCAGAAGATCATGATGTTCATACCGCTTATATTTCCCATATCTCCCATATTACATCTTACGCCCTTGCCAATACCGTATTGGAAAAAGAACGTGAAGAAGAAACGATTTTCCAGCTTGCCAGTTCCGGTTTTTCAAGTACCGTTCGTCTTGCCAAGTCGCATCCGGAAATGTGGGTTCCTATCTTTAAACAAAACAAAGAAAATGTACTGGACGTTTTGAACGAACATATTACTCAGCTCAGAAAATTCAAATCTGCGCTTGAAAAAGAAAACTATGAATATCTGGAAGAATTGATTTCCAACGCCAACAGAATCAGAGGAATTTTAAGATAAAAATTCTTATACGATACTAAAAGCCCGACGGTTTTTACTTTTATTTTATTAAGAAACCCTTAGTCATAGTGGCTAAGGGTTTTATATTTTGAAATAAAATGATTTCTATTAACACTCCGGAACGTTAACGGCAATGGCAAGTCCGCCTTCGGAAGTTTCTTTAAAACGGTCACTCATAGACTGAGCTGTTTCCCACATGGTCAGAATCACCTCATCCAATGTTACTTTTGCCTTGGTGGGATCACTTTCCAGTGCAATATTGGCTGCAGTAATGGCTTTCATCGCGCCCATCGTATTCCTTTCAATACATGGAATCTGTACCAGCCCTTTAATTGGATCGCAGGTTAATCCAAGGTGATGTTCCATCGCAATTTCTGCCGCCATCAATACCTGTCCTACACTTCCTCCTAAGATTTCTGTAAGTCCGGCTGCTGCCATTGCAGAAGATACTCCGATTTCCGCCTGACATCCTCCCATCGCTGCAGAAATGGTTGCATTTTTCTTGAATAAGGTCCCGATTTCTCCCGCTACAAGCAAGAATCTTATAATATCCTCCTCACTCGTAAATGGGGTAAATGCCTGAGAATACATCAATACCGCCGGAATAACTCCACTTGCCCCATTGGTAGGTGCGGTAATAATTCTTCCGAAGCTTGCATTCTCTTCATTCACAGCCAGTGCAAAACAGGCAATCCACTTGTTGATATTAGTAAAGTTCTCTTCAGCATCTACTACCTGCTGGAACCATTCGTCTTTGTTTTTATAGATTTTATCTCCCAGCAGCTTTCTGTTGATCCCTGCGGCTCTTCTGGAAACATTCAGTCCGCCAGGAAGAACTCCTTCCTTATTGACACCTTTGTAGATACATTCTTTGATCTGCTGCCAGATATAAAGTGCTTCCTGCCTCGTTTCATCCTGGGTTCTCCAGCTTTCTTCATTCATGAAAATCAAATCTGACATTTTATCAAATCCCAGCTTTTCACAGTATTTTGCAATATCTGAAGCTTTATGACACGGATACAGTGTTCGTATACACTGCTTCTGAATAGAGTTTTTTTCCTGACTGGCAATGAACCCTCCTCCTACAGAATAAAAATCCTGCACAAGTTCAGTTCCGTCTTCGAAAACAGCTCTGAAGATCATTCCGTTCGGATGAAAATCAAGGCTCTTTTTCATGTTTAAAACCAGATGATGTCCGTAGATGAACGGAATTACCTTTTCACCACCAAGGTTAATGGTTTGAGTACTCTTGATATAATCTATCTTTTCATCAATTTTTGAAGTATTGATCGTTTTAAAATCCTCTCCATTCAACCCAAGCATTCCCGCAATATCAGTTCCGTGCCCGATTCCCGTTTTTGCGAGTGAGCCAAAGAATTCAAGAAAAACCTCTTTAACTTCTTCTATTGATCTTTCTCTTTTTATAATCCTGATAAATGCTGCTGCTGCGTTCCAGGGTCCCATCGTGTGTGAACTGGACGGACCTATTCCTACTTTAATAATTTCAAAAACCGATATTGATTCCATAAATGATTCGTCATTTTCCTCAGAAACAAAGATACATGATAAATCCTGAAATATACATTCAAATTTTTAATGATATCAACATATCATCACAATATAAAAGCTATTGCAGGCATTCTTCATGCTGCGAAAGATCAAGCCCTTTATTTTCAGACTCTTCAGAAACTCTTAAGGTGATCATGGAATCTGTAAGTTTATATAAAATTAATGAACCTAAAAAAGTAAAAACAGAAACCAAAACAAGGGCTGCCATATGATGAAGAAAAACATCAATTCCACCATGAAGCAGACTTGCTTTTTCACCATGAGCAAAAATGGCGGTAAGAATCATTCCCATAATCCCTCCTACTCCATGGCAGGCAAAAACATCGAGGGTATCATCTACTTTCTTTAAAACCTTCCAGTTCACCATCAGATTGGACACGATTGCTGTGATAAATCCGATAAAAAGGCTTTCCTGAATGCTTACAAAACCACATCCGGGAGTTATTGCCACCAATCCTACTACAGCTCCAATACAGGCTCCTAAAGCCGATACACTTCTCCCATTGATTCTGTCAAAAAAGATCCAGGTCATCATCGCCGAAGCAGAAGCAATGGTAGTTGTTCCAAAAGCGGTAGCCGCAGATGCAGAAGCACTCAAAGCAGATCCGGCATTAAATCCGAACCATCCGAACCACAGCATTCCTGTTCCCAGAAGCACATACGGAATATTGGACGGCTCATGATGAGGATTCTTCCTGTTTCCTACCACCAAAGCTCCGGCAAGTGCAGCAAAACCAGCACTCATATGCACAACAGTTCCTCCTGCAAAGTCTTTTACCCCGAAATATTTGTTTAAAAGCCCCTCAGGATGCCACACCATATGACAAAGCGGCGTATAAATAAATATACTGAAAAAAACAATGAATAATAAATACGATATAAAACGAACCCTTTCCGCAAAAGATCCGGTAATAATAGCCGGAGTAATAACGGCAAATTTCATCTGAAACAAGGCAAAAAGAATAAAAGGAATTGTGGGAGCCATCAGTTTATGAGGCAGATTTCCTACCCCGCTAAAAAATGGATAACTGAGTGGATTTCCAATGATCCCGTAATGCTTTCCGGCAATTGTAATCCCAATAGATTCGCCGAAGGACAGAGAAAAGCCTACGACTACCCAAACCATGGAGATAACGCCTAAGGCAATAAAACTCTGCAGCATGGTAGAAATTACATTTTTCCTTCCGACCATTCCTCCGTAAAAAAAGGAAAGCCCTGGCGTCATGAGCAAAACAAGTCCTGCCGCGGCCAGAATCCAGGCAACATCAGCGCCGACAATCTTATCTTCACTTAAAAATTCCCTTGTATCAGGAATATCGGCGGCCGGATTCCAGAATAAGCCACCAATGGCAACGATTGCTATAACAGAGAATGAAACGATCCATTTTAATCCTACTTTCATAAAATTTATATTTAACCCTATCAAATTTAAATATAAATTCCATAAAAACTACACTTTTAAACCAAACACCCCTAAAAAAATTATTTAATCCGTGACTTTTTCAGTTTTTTCAGAAAAAATCTCTGCCAGTATTTTGGAAACTTCTTTGGATTTAGTGGCCGGAAAAAGATGTGTTCCTCCTTTCACCACATAATTCGGATTGGAATAGCGGATGGGAAAAACAATGTCTTTATCACCTAATATCTGAATGACATTGGGATTCTCTTCAAATTTCCATTCCGAAACTTTTTCTACGGACCATTTGAGGTAATAAGGGTCTCTTACTTTAAAATATTGAAGGAGTTTCGGGTTTTTAGGATCAAAAAGCTTTCGGACAACGGCATATACATTGGCTGCTTTGTCGTTGAACAAACCTACAGGAAGTATTCTTGGAATTTTTGTAATCTCACCTGTCCTGATGAATCTGGATTTTTCCCTGTCCGATTTTATACTTCCCAGGATCACCACTTTTTCTGCAGGTTTCAATTGATTGATCTCCTGCACAATAATTCCTCCGAAAGAATACCCCAACAGACAGAAAGGCTCGGAATCATCTACTTTCTCTGCCATTCTTTTGACATAGGCATCGAAAGGCTCATTTTTTTCGGGAATAAGCCAGTCTATAAAAATCAATTCACAGTGTTTGGGAAACTCTATTCTTTCAAGAACCTTGAAGTCTGCTCCCAGACCGCTTACGATATAAATTTTCATACCACTAATTTATAAAAAATACAGAAACAAGAGAAGTGCGGGATCAGATCTTTATATAAGGAAAATAAAAAAAGCAGTCCTCACGAACTGCTCTTCTGTATCAATAGAATATATTTTACTTTTTCTTTTTCGGAACTCTATTCTCGTTATCCAGCATTTCTGTGGAAACTTTGAACTGAATATCCATTTCGTTTTTAATGAAATAATCTTTCAATGAAGACTGATAAAATACTTTAAAGTCTCTTCTGTTCAGGGAGAACTTCGCAGATTCAATAGAAGTTGTGAACTGGGTAACGTATACATTCGCTGGGAAAGAAATTGTTTTTCTTACTCCTTTAAGGGTAAGATCACCGTATACTGTAGAATTGTATTCACTGTTTGCTAAAGGAATAATTTTAGTCAAATGGAATTTTGCAATAGGGAATTTTTTTACTTCAAAGAAGTTTGAGCTTTTCAGATCATTAGTAAGCTTGATCTGATCTTCATCAGAAACATCTCCCGCCATCATACTTCTCATATCGATAATAAACTCTCCATCTACCAGGACAGTATGGTCAAAGTTAAATTTTCCACTTTTCAGCTTTACTGTTCCTGAGTGGGAAGTTTCTTCAGTTTTTACCACTTTATACCCCCACCATCTGATCTCTGATGAAGTCACTTTTGACACTTTATCAAATTTCTTCTGGGCAGAAACAAATGACATGCTTGCGCACACCATAGCAAACAATAGTAATCTTTTCATTCTTTTTTATTTACAATTCAACAAAAATAAAAAAAAGTGTAGAACTTCTACACTTTTAATAATCTTTTTTTGATTAATTTATTGAGCAGTTACCTTTACAAGCATATCAATATCATCTTTCACAAAAACGTCCTGCATAGTAGACTTGTAAGCTACATCAAACTTCTGTCTGTCGAAAGAGAATTTGTTGGATACTAAACTTACTACTCCTTTGCTGTAAGAAATCTTCGCAGGGAAAGAGATTGGGCTGGTTTTTCCTTTTACAGTAAGGTTTCCTGTTACAAGAGAATTGTAGATTTTATCATTGTTTTTCTTTACTCCTGTAATTTTGAAAGTTGCTGTTGGGAATTTTTCAACTTCAAAGAAGTCACCATTCTTAAGATGTCCGTTTAATTTCTGCTGGTATTCTCCTGTAAGGTCAGTAGAACTGATAGTAGTCATATCCAACACGAAACTTCCGCCTACCAATTGGTTTCCTTTCATTACCATATCTCCGGATTTCACTTTTACAGTACCGTCGTGAGAGCTGGCCTCAGATTTTGCTACTTTGTATCCCCACCAGTGTACATCAGATGCTACTACTTTTTTTGACTGTCCGAACGCTAAACCTCCGGCTAAAACTGCTAATAAAAATATTTTTTTCATTGAATAGAGTTGTTTACTTATTTAACAATACAAAGGTAGGCATCTTACTCAATAGATTTCATTGATGTATATCAATAAAATTTATAATTTTCATGAATAATATCATCTCATAAAAAAACTCCGAATTTCTTCGGAGCTTTATTTTATACCTGATAGTAAGCCGTATAAAGTGCTATACCATTTAATGCAGTGTGGTTTTGCTTGACCAGATAGATCGGAATGTTTTTAAGCATTTCCTCCATTTTATCACTGATCTTGAATTTCTCATAGAATTTCCCCTTATCGATATATTCTGCAATCATCTGTGGAATATCGCCGGCAATCAGTAATCCTCCGGTAGCTTTTAACTTTAATGTTAAGTTATTAGCCTCTCTAGCCAGGAACTCAAGGAAGGTATCCAAAGCGATTCTGCAGATCAGTACATTTTCCTCAACAGCCGCTTTATAAAGTTCTTCTACAAAATTTCCCTGCGCAAGACGTTCTCCTAACCATTCCGGTTCCGGATGTCTTTTCACATCTCTCAGGAATCTGTAAATATTGAATAACCCTGACTTGGATAACACATTTTCCCAGCTTACAATACCATAGATATTATTTAAGAACTGGTAAAATTCAACTTCTACGTTGGTTCTTGGTGAAAATTCTGAGTGCCCTCCTTCTGTTGCGAAAGGTCTCAGGTATTTTCCGTCAAAGAAATATCCGGCTTCTCCTAATCCGTTTCCGGGAGCCAGAACTGCTACATTTCCTTTTTCAAGGTGTCCGCTTGTATAGATCGCTTCAAGATGATTATCTTCAAGAAGAGCCATTCCATAAGCAGAAGCCTCCAGGTCATTCAGCATATCAACTCTTTCAAACCCGAAATCGCGGGTATATTCGGCAATATCTAAATGCCAACCTAGTCTTGCAGGACTGCTTTTCCCGTCCAATACAGGACCTGGCACTGCCATTCCCAGACGTTTTACATTTTCAAGCTGATTATCCTGAATAAACTTCTTTAAAATATCTGAAAAGGAAGCATATTCTTTGGTTGCATATGTATTTTCTACTTTTATCTCAAGACCTCCGTTCCCGGAAACAAAATAGCCTAAGATTGTTATATCTTCACGGAGACTTGCTCCAATGATAGAAACACTATCATTATTACTGTTCTCTACTCCTGGTAAATAAAGTGGAAATTTTGGATTCAGAATCATAACCTCAAATTTTACCAAATATAATAATTGTTTTTGTAAATCCTGCACAGAACAAAAAAACCTTTTCACTTTCGTGAAAAGGTTTTGGTTAATAATTGTTTATATATTAAATCTAACTACTTTCCTAATGGAATATTGTAACCGAATCCTACCCCGATATTCCCCACATTATAGTCCTGACCTGGCAAATCTCCTTTAGTACCTACAAAAACCTTTTGGTATTGTACGAAGAAGTTCCAGTCTCTGTTGTGGTATCCGATCTCCGGTTTAAGATAGAAACCTCCGCCTGCTCTTTCAACATTGGTATTGGATGCTACTGCTTTATCTCCAACTAAAAATCCGTATCCTAAATCAGTTCCGAAATAGAAACCGGTTTGTTTTGGATAAATTCTGATTAAAGCAGCTACAGGAACTACTCCTACATCATTGTTTTTATATCCGTTGTTGTCTTTTCCAAAATAATGAGTATATCCTGATGCGATACCCAGCCCAAATCCCGGTGTAATCAGATTCTGGTAAGCTACATCCACTCCTACTGCTGCAGAAAGGTTATCTGCGGGAACTGCTAAACCAACATTTGCACCTACCTTGATCATATTGTTCATTTGAGCACTTTGGGCGCTTGCGATACCAGCTGTTAAAATACCAGCCAGTACTATTGCTTGTTTAAACATTTTCATAACTCTAATTTTTAAATTTTACTAAACAAGAGGATGTAAAAATCATGCCAAGCAAAGGTTTCTATTTGATTTTAACATTAATAAAATTTATAAAATTATGAATATCAATACTTTAATTTTAACAAAAATTAAATATTTGTTTAACAAAATTTATCAAAAACTGACCTCAAAAAGTGAATTATAGAAAAAAGAAAGGAGGCATGAAGATGGAAACTGGAAGTAATATGCTCTTATATAAAACTTACGTCTGTTATAATTAAAGTAAAGAGAAATTTCTCCTTCCCTTACACCATAACTTCCAGCTTCATTCTTCCAGCTTCCAGTCTAAAAACAATATTAACAATCCTTAACCCGTTATGAGTTTTAACCTTCTTCTTAGAATTACATCCAAAAATAAATTCTCCATGATGGCTGATTCATTAGTAAAAAACAAGCATCTTCTCTGGCGGGCAGGTTTTGGTGTTGGCGTTAATCAAATTGATGATTTGAAAAATAAAAACATTAAAACGTTGATGAATGAATTATTTAAAGAAGAAAGCTTCAGCGAAATCACTTATGACACTCCTGATCCGGTTTCTGTGGCAGATTATATGAACAGTACGGCTCCTGCGGAAAAGAAAAAAGAAATGCAGCGGATCAACAGGGAACAAAATAATGAACTGAACCTGAACTTCCTGAACACCATCGTTAACAGCAAGGAACAGTTGAGGGAAAAGATGGCCTTTTTCTGGCATGGACATTTTGCTTCAAGAGTACAAAATCCAAGATTCAACAAACAGCTTTTAAATACAATCAGGAAAAATGCACTCGGCAATTTCAGAGATCTGCTTTTTGAAGTAAGCCAGTCGCCTGCCATGTTGAATTTTCTGAATAACCAACAGAATAAAAAAGACCATCCTAATGAGAATTTTGCCCGTGAAGTGATGGAACTGTTTACCATGGGAAGAGGAAATTACACTGAAAAGGACGTAAGAGAAGGAGCAAGAGCTTTTACAGGATGGAGTTATGATAAAGAAGGGAATTTTAAAGAAAGAAAAAATCTCCATGATGAAGGCAGCAAAACTTTCCTGGGAAAAACAGGCAACTTTGACGGAAATGATGTTCTCAATATTATTCTGGAACAAAAGACAACGGCTCAGTTTATTACCACAAAGATCTATAAGTTTTTTGTGAATGAAAAAGTGGATCAGGATATCGTCAATACACTCAGTACAAACTTCTACCATTCAGGATATGACATTAAAAAGCTGATGACTGAGATCTTTTTAAGCACCTGGTTTTATGATCAGAAAAATATCGGAAACAGAATAAAATCACCTATAGAACTGATGGCAGGTATGATGCGAATCCTTCCAATGCATATTCAGAACCCTGAAAACCTCATCGTGTATCAGAAATTACTGGGGCAAATGCTGCTTTACCCGCCCAATGTAGCGGGATGGCCAAATGGAAAATCATGGATTGACAGCTCCACTTTAATGCTCAGGCTTCAGGTTCCGCAGATCTGGTCCGGACTCCGCCCTTTGGAATACAGCCCACGGCAGGATGATGATATTGATATGGGAATGAAATCCCGTGAAACAGCATTAAATAAAAGCTTTAAAAACCCGAATATCACCATCGACTGGGATCGTATTGAAAAGCTTTTCGCCTATAAAAACTGTGAAGATTATCTTCTGCAGAATACCCAAAGCCTCGATATGAACTCTGTAAGTAATTTTTCAGACAAGAGTATAAAAATGACTGTCATCAACCTGATGTCTACTCCGGAATACCAGTTATGTTAGGTAGGAGGTTTTAGGTTGCAGGTAGCAGGTAATAGCTGTCGCAGAATAACTTGGCTACCCCTGATTTATTTTCTGCTGCTATAAAAATATAATGCACCCCAGCCCTATAATTTACAACCTGCAACCTGTCATCTGCCACCTGCCACCTTAACCCCCAAAAACAAAATTATGTTAATCAAAAGAAGAGAATTCCTCAAAATAAGTTCCCTGGCTACGGCTTCTATGCTGATGCCTAATTTCTTAAAAGCGATGACGCTGGATGAAGCTTTGAATCCCAGTCAGAACATTCTGGTCGTTCTTCAGTTTACGGGTGGAAATGACGGGCTGAATACTATTATTCCGGCAAAAAATGATATTTATTTCAGGGAAAGAAAAACATTGGCCATACAGGATTCAATACCACTTACGGATGAAGCAGGGATTAATCCTTCTCTCTCCTATTTCAAAGAACTTTTTGATAACGGAGAGCTTTCTGTGATGAATAATGTAGGCTATCCCAACCCGGATAAGTCGCATTTCCGAAGCATGGATATCTGGCAGTCGGCAAGCAGAAGTGATCAGTTTCTGGAAACAGGCTGGCTGGGACGTTTTCTGGACGAAGAATGTTATCGCTGTGATCATCCTACGCAGGCACTGGAAGTAGATGATATGCTTAGTCTGGCCCTAAAAGGTGAAAATAACAAAGCTTTTGCCTTTAAAGATCCCAAAAGACTCTATCAGACCAGTCAGGAAAAATATTTCAAATCTCTTTATGATCATCATCACGACGATGAAACGGTATCTTACCTTTATCAGACTTTAGGTTCTACCATTAATAATGCTGATTATATTTTTGAAAAAAGCAAAGCTAAAAAAACAGAGCAGGTTTACCCCAATTCCCAGTTAGGAAAAGATTTTAAAACGGTTGCTTCTTTGATAAAATCAGACATCAATACTCAGGTGTACTATCTTTCTGTAGGAAGTTTTGATACGCATGTCAATCAGAATGACAGACAAAAAAAGTTATTTGATGATATCAACGAGTCGGTAAAATCATTTGTTGCAGATATGAAAAGTAATGGGCTCTTTAAAAATATACTGTTGATGACATTCTCAGAGTTTGGACGTCGTGTGGCACAGAATGCCAGTAACGGAACCGATCACGGGACCGCCAACCAGATGTTCTTTATCAGCGGAAACCTTAAGAAAAAAGGACTGTTAAATACACTTCCTGATCTGCAGAATCTGAATGATGGTGATCTTATTTATAAAGAGGATTTCAGAAAAGTATATGCAACAATTCTGAAAAACTGGCTTAAAGCGGACTCTTCCAAAGTATTGGGATGGAAAGATGGTATTTATGATTTTGTGTAGGGAAACCGGGATTCTACGGAACGACACAATTGGAACGGTGATGTATCCAAACAGCTTGTCATTCCTTAGGAATCCAGCCTTTGCTATAAGGAATACAAAAACAATCCTGTCCAATACACCAACTGAAGACGTAAAAATTCCCATCCTCCGGACGGGTGGCGAAAATTCAAAGAATTTTTGACGGGGTGGTTTTCAGTACTCATTAAAAAGATCCATTACCAACAAAAAAGAGACTGTACCTTGTTATGACAGTCTCTTTTCAATAATTTTAAATGTAAACTACTTTTACGTTTAAGCCGTAATCTGCTTTTTTTCGTTTTCTTTCTCTTCCTGTTTTTTATCTATTTTCTCAGATATTTTTTTAACGATATACTCTATCGCCAGCGGTGCTATGATTGCAATTAATGCTTTAAATATTCTTGATTTCATAATTAATTTGGTATTGTTAAGGTAATACTACAATTTCCAAGCCAAGATAAATTATGAAAATAAATTATCTTCAACAAAGCCCTGTGAATGGTACATTTAAACTAATTTAGTTTTCCTCAGGAACAATCAGATTCTGATAATTTTTACTGCCTGCCCTGAACTTTTCCTCCATTTTCAACCGTAGTTTTTTGGGCTTATGTACAATCAGAGAGTCTCCGAACCCAAGCAAGAGTCTTTCCAGCTCAAAATTGATCTGCACACATATTTTAAACAGTGTGCCGTCACGGTCTTCCTTTAGGATCTCCTGACTTTTATGCAGTGGTTTTGTTTTCACATAGGGAGCATTTCCCGAATCCACCCAAAAGACTACATTCCTGGGATCCATTGATTCTGAAACAGTAACCCCAACAATATCTTTGAAGTATTCATCTCCATCCAACTCCTTGTCAATATATACAATACTGTCATCTGTTTCAATACTTTCCATTCTGTCCAGTGCCAGATTGTACATTTTCTGTTTGTAAAGACAGATCAGAAACCAGCGGTTGTTGAATTCCTTCAGCAGCTGCGGATGTACTGTAAAAATATTGGATTCCCTTGCCGTAAAGCTTTTGTAAAGGATCTTCATTACTTTTTTATTAGCAATACTTTCATACAGAATATCAATATGTTCCAATCCTTTTAACTGTTCATTTTTATCCAGATGAATAATAGATTTCTGGCTGGTGGCATGAATAGAATCTTCCAGTTTCTGAATAACCCCATTCATTTCTTTGAACATAGAAAAGTCTTTAAATTGTTTTAAAATCTGAACTGCATTGTTCATTGCCTTCAGATCACTTTCATTCACAGAAATATTATGAATGCTGTATTCCGGATCACTGTAACGGTAGTATTTTCTTTCATAAACTTCAATAGGAGCTTCATACCCGAATTTTTCACTCCGCATATTCTGAAGATCGAGCTGAACAGTCCTCTTACTTACATAAGATTCTTTTCCCTCAAATTCAAACAATGCTTCCGAACATTCATCAATGAGATCTTCCAGCGTGTATTTCCTGTATTTATTTTTAAGACATTTATCTAATGTTTTATACCTGATCAGAGCATTTTTATTGGATGACATACCTTAGTGTTTAATGATTGGGTGTTTCTTTTAATAGCAATCTGCTTTTATTTCTGCTCTTTTCCTGAAAATTATTTCTCTCTCAAAGCATTTTCGTCAAAAGTAATCCCTTCCCAGCCGAATTTCATAAAGTTCCGGATATTCTGATGATCAGTTCCTTCAGGATTTTTCAGCACATCCTCTCTGTAAAACTCACCAAACAGCCAAAGGGTTTGTTCTTTTGTCAGATCCTTAATGCTTGCAAAACTGAAGACCTTGCAAGAACCGTTGTTCTGTCCGGCCTGATTGGTTGTATCTCCGTTTTGAAAGGCAGTAGGAGTAAATTCATAATGTTCATCAATATGAGCTATCACATCATTAAACTGGATCGTTTCCGGAAAATGTTTTAATTGTTCTAATAATACCATGAGCCTTGTTTTTTTTAATAATATACAATTTTACGAATCTGCCGGAGGCCTTTTTTCGTCTTTTTAATAAATTTTTGTAAAAATAATTAAAATTTCTTTATCTACGCAAAACTATTGCGCAATAATGATATTACTTTGCATCATCAAAATGAAACAATATGGAATTTAATGGAAATCATTTAATCGAATTAGGATATAGACCGGCAAAATGGTTTAAGGATGCCATTACCTATATCAACGAGAATAAATTGGATGAACATCAGATCGCAGAATATCTGGTACAGTTCAAACAGCCAGATCTTATTCCGCTTCATAAAACAGCTAAAGATTTTATAATCAATATACGTGCAGAGCACGAAAGTGAAAATGATAATGTGGACAAAGTAATCAAAACCATGGAGGTTCTGATGAAAACCCCTACTCTGGTTGGCGGAGCTTTAATGCCGGACGCCTGCCCTACAGGTCCTGAAGGCCAGATTCCGGTGGGAGGAGTGGTCGTGGCTCAAAATGCCATTCACCCGGGATTCCATAGCGCCGATATCTGTTGTTCAGTGATGCTGACGGATTTTGGAAAGACAAATCCTAAAGATGTCCTGGATGCAGCACACTCTGTAACCCACTTCGGATATGGAGGAAGGCCAAGAGGTGAACAGATGTCGATGTCCCAGGAACTGATGGATGCTTTCAGAGAAAATGAGTTCTTAAATGATGAGAAACTGATCAGTATCGCCCGTTCCCATATGGGAACCCA
Encoded here:
- a CDS encoding L-serine ammonia-lyase — translated: MESISVFEIIKVGIGPSSSHTMGPWNAAAAFIRIIKRERSIEEVKEVFLEFFGSLAKTGIGHGTDIAGMLGLNGEDFKTINTSKIDEKIDYIKSTQTINLGGEKVIPFIYGHHLVLNMKKSLDFHPNGMIFRAVFEDGTELVQDFYSVGGGFIASQEKNSIQKQCIRTLYPCHKASDIAKYCEKLGFDKMSDLIFMNEESWRTQDETRQEALYIWQQIKECIYKGVNKEGVLPGGLNVSRRAAGINRKLLGDKIYKNKDEWFQQVVDAEENFTNINKWIACFALAVNEENASFGRIITAPTNGASGVIPAVLMYSQAFTPFTSEEDIIRFLLVAGEIGTLFKKNATISAAMGGCQAEIGVSSAMAAAGLTEILGGSVGQVLMAAEIAMEHHLGLTCDPIKGLVQIPCIERNTMGAMKAITAANIALESDPTKAKVTLDEVILTMWETAQSMSDRFKETSEGGLAIAVNVPEC
- a CDS encoding YceI family protein, with protein sequence MKRLLLFAMVCASMSFVSAQKKFDKVSKVTSSEIRWWGYKVVKTEETSHSGTVKLKSGKFNFDHTVLVDGEFIIDMRSMMAGDVSDEDQIKLTNDLKSSNFFEVKKFPIAKFHLTKIIPLANSEYNSTVYGDLTLKGVRKTISFPANVYVTQFTTSIESAKFSLNRRDFKVFYQSSLKDYFIKNEMDIQFKVSTEMLDNENRVPKKKK
- a CDS encoding alpha/beta hydrolase, with amino-acid sequence MKIYIVSGLGADFKVLERIEFPKHCELIFIDWLIPEKNEPFDAYVKRMAEKVDDSEPFCLLGYSFGGIIVQEINQLKPAEKVVILGSIKSDREKSRFIRTGEITKIPRILPVGLFNDKAANVYAVVRKLFDPKNPKLLQYFKVRDPYYLKWSVEKVSEWKFEENPNVIQILGDKDIVFPIRYSNPNYVVKGGTHLFPATKSKEVSKILAEIFSEKTEKVTD
- a CDS encoding prephenate dehydrogenase, which encodes MKISIIGVGLIGGSMALKLREKNLASFIYGVDNNTQHISDALELKIIDAGVDLEHGIKNSDLIILAIPVDAARKLLPSVLDLVSDQQTVMDAGSTKAGIVHAVKNHPKRSRFVAFHPMWGTENNGPKSAIAESFSGKAGVICNKEESADDALATVEKVVNALGMHMIYMNAEDHDVHTAYISHISHITSYALANTVLEKEREEETIFQLASSGFSSTVRLAKSHPEMWVPIFKQNKENVLDVLNEHITQLRKFKSALEKENYEYLEELISNANRIRGILR
- a CDS encoding ammonium transporter produces the protein MKVGLKWIVSFSVIAIVAIGGLFWNPAADIPDTREFLSEDKIVGADVAWILAAAGLVLLMTPGLSFFYGGMVGRKNVISTMLQSFIALGVISMVWVVVGFSLSFGESIGITIAGKHYGIIGNPLSYPFFSGVGNLPHKLMAPTIPFILFALFQMKFAVITPAIITGSFAERVRFISYLLFIVFFSIFIYTPLCHMVWHPEGLLNKYFGVKDFAGGTVVHMSAGFAALAGALVVGNRKNPHHEPSNIPYVLLGTGMLWFGWFGFNAGSALSASASAATAFGTTTIASASAMMTWIFFDRINGRSVSALGACIGAVVGLVAITPGCGFVSIQESLFIGFITAIVSNLMVNWKVLKKVDDTLDVFACHGVGGIMGMILTAIFAHGEKASLLHGGIDVFLHHMAALVLVSVFTFLGSLILYKLTDSMITLRVSEESENKGLDLSQHEECLQ
- a CDS encoding YceI family protein, with translation MKKIFLLAVLAGGLAFGQSKKVVASDVHWWGYKVAKSEASSHDGTVKVKSGDMVMKGNQLVGGSFVLDMTTISSTDLTGEYQQKLNGHLKNGDFFEVEKFPTATFKITGVKKNNDKIYNSLVTGNLTVKGKTSPISFPAKISYSKGVVSLVSNKFSFDRQKFDVAYKSTMQDVFVKDDIDMLVKVTAQ